A single window of Solanum dulcamara chromosome 5, daSolDulc1.2, whole genome shotgun sequence DNA harbors:
- the LOC129889294 gene encoding uncharacterized protein LOC129889294 gives MESSLPVEELTSGASGRIIPLFKNLRRSVFSYETFRRLIIYIQSIFLWVILLSRRRFSTSPSSPPPSPSAATTSVLGKRRKFALRRDEEDTQRRRALAEALDMVVENDGFRCRWNTSLFFGARRNALFCRSWIPVADELRGIIIIIHGLNEHSGRYAHFARQLNSCNFGVYAMDWIGHGGSDGLHGYVPSLDHVVADTGAFLEKVKFENPGMPCFLFGHSTGGAVVLKAASYPHIENMLEGIILTSPALRVKPANPIVSAVAPIFSLVAPRYQFKGSHKRGIPVSRDPAALVAKYSDPLVYTGPLRVRTGHEILRISSYLMRNFKSVTVPFLVLHGSADRVTDPLASQDLYNEAASEFKDIKLYDGFLHDLLFEPEREEIAQDIIDWMHKKLASGNLANVYSQC, from the exons atgGAATCATCGTTGCCGGTGGAGGAGCTTACCTCCGGCGCAAGTGGCCGGATAATTCCTCTGTTTAAAAATCTTCGCCGGTCAGTTTTCTCATACGAAACTTTCCGGCGACTGATAATCTATATACAGTCCATTTTTCTATGGGTAATTCTTCTGTCTCGCCGCCGGTTTTCCACGTCACCGTCGTCTCCTCCGCCTTCGCCGTCTGCAGCAACTACGTCGGTGTTGGGGAAGAGGAGGAAATTTGCACTGCGGAGGGACGAAGAGGATACGCAGAGAAGGAGGGCACTTGCTGAGGCGTTAGATATGGTCGTTGAGAATGATGGTTTCCGCTGCCGTTGGAATACGTCTTTGTTCTTTGGAGCTCGTCGGAATGCTTTGTTTTGCCGATCGTGGATCCCGGTCGCCGATGAATTGAG GGGCATAATTATCATCATCCATGGACTGAATGAGCACAG tGGACGATATGCACATTTTGCTAGGCAACTGAACTCCTGCAACTTCGGGGTGTATGCAATGGACTGGATAG GACATGGAGGGAGTGATGGATTACATGGATATGTGCCATCTTTGGACCATGTCGTGGCAGACACA GGGGCTTTCTTGGAAAAGGTCAAGTTTGAGAACCCTGGTATGCCATGCTTCCTCTTTGGTCATTCAACGGGAGGAGCCGTGGTCTTAAAG GCAGCTTCTTATCCACACATTGAAAACATGCTGGAGGGCATCATATTGACTTCACCAGCATTGCGTGTGAAACCTGCAAATCCTATTGTTAGT GCTGTGGCACCAATATTTTCATTGGTTGCACCTAGGTACCAGTTCAAAGGTTCTCACAAAAGGGGAATTCCTGTTTCAAGGGATCCTGCAGCGCTGGTGGCAAAGTATTCTGACCCTCTTGTGTATACTGGTCCCTTGAGGGTCAGGACAGGCCATGAAATTCTGCGCATCTCCTCTTACTTGATGCGGAACTTCAAGTCTGTCACTGTCCCATTCTTAGTCCTCCATGGATCTGCTGATAGAGTCACTGATCCATTGGCTTCTCAAGATTTGTACAATGAGGCTGCTTCTGAATTTAAGGACATTAAACTTTATGATGGATTCTTGCATGACCTTCTGTTCGAGCCTGAACGTGAAGAAATTGCCCAGGATATCATTGATTGGATGCACAAGAAGTTAGCTTCTGGCAATCTTGCAAATGTGTATAGTCAGTGCTAG